A DNA window from Trichosurus vulpecula isolate mTriVul1 chromosome 2, mTriVul1.pri, whole genome shotgun sequence contains the following coding sequences:
- the LOC118838856 gene encoding chymotrypsin-like elastase family member 2A, whose amino-acid sequence MIKLLLVSALVAGVLGCGVPTYQPSVTRVVGGEDVQPNSWPWQVSLQYSSNGKWSHTCGGTLIAENWVLTAAHCISSSKTYRVLLGRHSLSTNEQGSLAVSVTKAVIHGSWNSNNVANGYDIAMVKLASSVSLSDKIQLGCLPAAGTILPNNYACYVTGWGLLQTNGVAPDILQQARLLVVDYSTCSRSNWWGSSVKNSMVCAGGDGVTSSCNGDSGGPLNCQADDGHWEVHGIVSFGSSLGCNYYQKPSVFTRVSNYNDWIEKVIAQY is encoded by the exons TTCTAGGCTGTGGGGTCCCCACCTACCAGCCCAGTGTAACCAGGGTAGTTGGAGGTGAAGATGTGCAGCCCAACAGTTGGCCCTGGCAG GTCTCTCTTCAATACAGTTCCAATGGTAAATGGAGTCACACCTGTGGGGGAACCCTGATAGCTGAGAACTGGGTATTGACAGCTGCTCACTGCATCAG CTCTTCTAAGACGTACCGAGTGCTGCTTGGGAGACACAGCCTGTCCACTAATGAGCAAGGATCTCTTGCTGTCAGTGTTACAAAGGCAGTGATTCATGGGAGCTGGAATTCTAACAACGTTGCCAATGG gTATGACATCGCCATGGTCAAACTGGCCAGCTCTGTCTCTCTGAGTGACAAGATTCAGCTGGGCTGCCTGCCTGCTGCTGGTACTATCCTGCCCAACAACTATGCCTGCTACGTCACAGGCTGGGGACTGCTGCAAA CCAATGGAGTTGCCCCAGATATCTTGCAGCAGGCTCGCTTGTTAGTGGTAGATTATTCCACCTGCTCCCGCTCCAACTGGTGGGGCAGTTCTGTGAAAAACTCCATGGTGTGTGCCGGTGGTGATGGTGTGACCTCCAGTTGCAAT GGAGACTCTGGTGGCCCACTGAACTGCCAAGCAGatgatggtcactgggaagtgcATGGCATTGTGAGCTTTGGCTCATCACTTGGCTGCAACTACTATCAGAAACCCTCTGTCTTCACCCGGGTCTCCAACTACAATGACTGGATCGAAAAG GTGATTGCACAATACTAA